Genomic DNA from Callospermophilus lateralis isolate mCalLat2 chromosome 11, mCalLat2.hap1, whole genome shotgun sequence:
CTTCTCATTTGCTCTCCCAACCTTTTCTGAAGGATCCAGAGATCCTACTCCATTAAGCTGTGAATCAACTGAAAATCAAAGACCAAGAGACTTCTCATGTTTTACATGTGAACTCTAGTGTCCTCCTAAGTGTCCTCTCTGAAGACAGATGTTTGAGAAGCAAAGGTGTCTGTTTGAGATAAAACTGAATAAGGAAACCGGACAATAATTGTAACCTCAAAAAGAACCAGGGCCCATGTGTGGGTTGGCTTATGAAATCAGGGCAGGGGAGAGGAGGTGTCCAGGAGCTGTGATGATCCTGAGTTCCTCCCTCCTGTCCACTTACCTACCTCTTCCCCACCTGGGGCTTAGAAATTAAGGGAATGGTGAAATCAcagagtgtatgtgtgtgggaaGGTAGCTTGTTTAGGAGGGGGGAAAAAGGCTGATAGAGCTGAAGTTTGGACCTAGGATTCTCATATTTCCCAGGAAAATAAAAGGAGATTGAAATGCTGGAACTGTTCCACCAGGTCTGGATATTCAAGGTAAATGAAAATGGAGCAGGTGGCATCCATAAGCATCTTTTCCCCCAGCCCAGCCCACAACAAACTGAAACTGCAGACAACTTCTCAAAGACTCTCTGTTATGGCAAGGATTTGGGCAAAGAGGAATGGACTGGATAGCTAAACACTCTTCCCCACCCCCAACTGGGGTCCTGTTTTTTTCAAAAGCCTTTTAGGATATCTTAAAGTAGAATATTTTCAGGCTTCTAGGATGGCCAACAGTTGGAGCTTtcagaaaaatcaaataaaaattatttattgggGGAGGGGTTTAAACAAGAAAATGATCAACAAGTGGTGTCCAGAGTGGAGCGAGGGCCTCCTGGGGATGGCAAGGCAACCTGGGGCACCGGAAGCAGCTCCCCTCTCTCGGGGGGAGGGGTAGCTGGAGGTGAGGTTGGACGACAGGAGGGGAGGGCCCTGGGTAGCCCCAAATAGATGAAGCTGCCGGAGAGGATGAAAGAGCCACAGACGAGGAAAGAAGCGGTGAAGTTTCCTGTCTCATCCCTTAGGAAGCCTGAGAAGAGGGGTAAAGGAATTTAGAGGTCTTGTACCCCAAGGGCAGAGGACGGTTGGGAGTGGATCTGCTGGTTCAGGCCCTTACCTGACAGGGGAGGGCCCAGGAGTCCCCCGAGGCTCATCAGCATCATCACCAGCCCAGTGGCCTGCACCACACCTCCGATGCCCACCAGTCCCGGGAGCACACCAAACACTAGGGGGGCATAACTTCCAGCGCTAAGCCCGTAGGCCCCAGCTGCAGCCAGCAGGGGGCCTCCCCAGTCATCTTCGCTCCCCACTGCCGGTACCAGTCCCACTGTTAGCAGCCCCAGCCCTGTCAGAGCTCCAAACAGTGCCAGCAGCCGCGGAAGGGGCACCCAGCCCTGGTCCGCCAGCCACCCACAGACCAGTCGGGCACCCGAGTCCCCCACTGCAGCCATGGCCACCACCAGAGCTGCCCCGTATCCCCCCAGGCCTCGGTCTAAAGCGTGTGGGGCCAAGTGCACGTAGGGGACGAAGTACCCACCCCCAATCAGAGCTGTACCCAGAGCAAAAACTGAGAAGGCCCGACGCTTGAAGAGACCCAAGCCGAGGGCAGCTAGGGGGTTGAGGGGTGGAGCCTTGGGGTCGCCAGGGAGGGACAGGGGTCGCAGCAGGGCGCCACAAGGGGTGAGGTGGAGTGTGACAGCGCCAAGGAGGAGCAGAGCGCCCCTCCAGCCGAAAGCGTCAAGGAGGAGCTGCAAGGCAGGCGCCAGAAGCAGGGAGGAAACCCCGTTGCCAGTGAGTGCTAGTCCCACAGCCAAGACCCGACGGCGAGAGAAGTAACGGGACAGGGTACCGAGGGCAGGGGCAAACACCAGAGCCCAGCCAGCGCCTGCGAATAGATAAAGTGAGATTAAGGCAGATTCCAGGGATGCCTGCCCCAGCATTCCCAGCCGTGCTTCTCGCAGAAGCCCCCCCCCCACACCTCATTCGTTACCCCAACTCCCAAGAAAGTCCTATCCCCACCATCACCCCTGATCATCACCCCGGGTCATGCCACTCCCCTCACCAGCGAGGAGGCCCAGGCCGAGGTAGAGGTGCAGCAGGCTTCGGGCGAAAGCCGATAAGACGAAACCCAGCGAAGTAAGGACTCCCCCAACCATCACCACCGGGCGCGCCCCCCAGCGTGTGCTCAGAGCGCTGCCCACTGGGCCTAAAAGGGGTCGAAATCAACGGAAGACACGCTCCTGGACCCCTAAACTCTCTGCAACACTTCTCATTGGCTATTTGCTTGGCCTCAAACTCCTCCCTGGGTCTAATAGCTCCTCCCCTTGACCTCAAGTCCCACTCTTTTCTAGAACTTGGTTTCCAATAATCAGTCGCTCATTCTCAAGTTGTCTAGTAATTAATTGGATCTCCCATCACTATACTCACACTTCCTACACCCCCTTCCCACCCCCCACCTTGGGCCCTCCCTCACTGGCTGCTTGCTGCATGGCCAAGGCCAGGGCGCTGACCCACGCAGTGTCCTGGGCGCTTCGGTCAAAATGCTCGGCGAGGTCAGGGAGAGCAAGGCCCAGGGAGCGTAAGAGCCCGTAGGAGAGCCCATTCACCGCGAAGGCCGCAAACGCCAccacccagccccagcccccgtcCGGGGGTCCGGGCGGCTTGGGGGTCATCACCGTCTGTGGGGGTGGGGAAACAACTGTGAGCGAGGTCTCCGCTCCTGAGCGTCCTCTTAGGAGCTAGCATTCCTGAGATTCGTTCTCGGGCTGCTCTCCCAGGGTGGGCACGTCACCCAGAGCGTGGGTGAGGGAACCAGGCCTAGGGTCAGAACTCCTGGGTGCTCGAAGGGTACCGGGTTGGGGAACAGCTGGATCCCCCAAGCCGCGGGCTCTCCCTCCCACACACCCCTTTCGCCTTACCCGACCTCTCTAAGCGGTGGGGGGTGGGGAAGGCTCGACCGGGTTTTCTCCCCGCTTCCCGGGCGGGCGGGGCCCGGGAGTGGAGCGACTGCAGAGATGGAGCCCAACTTGAACAGGTTCTCTCCCGTAAACAGAGATCACCACAGGGGCCTGAGCCACCTGGGACGCGGAGGGGTACCGAGGGCGGGGGCAGGCTGAGACTGTCAGCCAATCCGCCAAGCCGCGGGTGAGGCCAGACTCTGAGTCCCACGGGGATTGAATTATCCACACACAACCCCCAGCCCCCGATAGGGAGCGGCCAGGAATGGATGTCGcctcgccccgccccgcccggctCACGCCCACGCACCTGCCACCAGCTGCGCACAGAGGAGACGCGTGGATTGCAAATCCTTCGCAAACTCAGGGGTAGCTGATCACGCATGAAAATAGGGATGGTCCCCGAAGCCTAAGGAAACGAGTAGTTCTGTTCACCCAAACGCTGCTGAGGATTCAGTAAATCTAGGATATCACATTGACCTCCAGTGGGTGCCTGCTTCGTGCTCAACAGGGGCATGCCCTcaaggaggaagagaaaggagaggaCTCCCTAAGATGAGGACCAATGGTATGCCATGCACTTTTTACATATTATCGTTTCATCCTTACAATAACCCTATAAAAAAAACTGCCATCCCCGTTTTACTGTTGCagtaactgaggctcagagaggttaggtgATTAGTCCCAAATCactcaactaaaaaaagaaagaaaaaaaaaaaaaggcggggaGAATAATTGAATTTGGATCTGTCTAAATTGTGGGACCATACGAGAAGAACAGACCTAGGAGTGAAACAGAACCTGCCACGGTTGAGAGAAATATCCTGGAGACAGTTTGATGCAAATTACCCTGGAAAGAGCAGAACCTTCGCAGGGCCAGAGAATTTATGATTCTAAAATAAGGGCGTCTGAGAATAGAAGAGATCTTTGCCATCAGGAGCTCTAAAGAAAGACAGtctagaattttaaaagcaaagaGATGAGAGAATTGAACCCAACTATTGATTTCTTGAAAAACTATATAATAAGCATCCTTTTTAACAGGTCAGGGTTGTATTACTTCAGCTGTTTGAATCAAAAGATGTGTTCTTTGGTTTAATTATTaaacaataccattgaaaattcaGCAACTTGCAAATTGTAGCCTGCATCAACCATAACCACATGGTGGCAGTGTTTCCTAATTGCTGAGAAAGTGCcggtaaggaaaagaaaaacaactgctTAAGTTGTGAGACTGTAAACCTTAAAAAACCAGAATGACCTTCAACGACTCTCCATTGCTAATGGGGGGAAAAATCAAATTCCTCTATTTTATGTATAAGATTCTTCATAATAATCAAAGGTGTATCTGTCTAAGCTACCTTTCCATTACAGATCCCTCCTCAAGCCTTACTTGCTCCCACCTGCCCTTTGCTACTTACCTGCTCCACGGACATTCCTAGCCTTTTCTCACTTCTGGATTTTGGCATATGTCATGCATCTGTTTGAAATGTTCTGAATGGGGTACAAGAGTCTATGAAGGTTTAAAGTCCTGCCACAGACACCTTGGGAAAGTGGCCCCACCGGTTTTCCCAGCTGGTGGGAGTGCTGTTATGAAAGCCACCAGGGTGGTGGAGCCTGCAAGTCCTCAAGCCACCCAGGAGGGCAGGAAGCATGCTTCCTAAGAAGGTTTGTGAGGACTCTACTGTAAGATAAATGAAACCAATTGAAACAGTGGTCTCCTGTGGTGAAGTAGAAAGAAGACTGGGACCTCTGAGTCTGGGAGGAAAGCTAAGCACTTAAGTATGATGCTTATGAACTCAGAAGGGCATCCCAGAACCTGGAAGTGGGGTGATTTGTTATGAAAAAGCACATTCGTCTTCTACCTCACATTTCCTATATTCTTAGCTGAAATTACTGCCTGTTGCTCATGGAGGTAATTTATATAGCATAGAAATTGAAAGAGTAGAGCCCTAACTTAGATGTTCTGGGTTCGAATACTGTTCTACCACTTCTCAGTTATTTGGTTGTAAGCACGTTGCTCTACCACACTGCGCTGGTTTTCTCATTTCTAAAAGggcataataatagaagctacctaatAGGGCTgttatgaaaattaaatgagGGTTGGGGGtctagctcagtggcagggcacttgcctagcaagtgcaaggtcctgagttcagtcctcagtctctctctctctctctcacacacacacacatacacacacacataaaattcaatgaagattaaatgagtcactgtgtgtacatatacaagtaagtgacatggtcctTGAATATATGTTAGCTCCCAGTGCTGCTGCTGGGACTCAGGGGAGCTAGGTTAGGCTCTCCCGGTACTCCTGCCCCTTTCTCCACCTGGCTGCTTCCACCAGTGGTCAAGGAACCCCATTAGTCTGGTGAGTTCTCAATAGAATCATGTGGGTTATAAAATGTGAATGTCTATTAAGAGACTAAATagaaatttttgttctttttctttgtggCGTTTTGTTTAGTGTTTTCCAAAGTTTATTAGAAAATGGTGGTCTCCTTATTACgattctataaaaaaaaaaaaaagaaaggaagagtaaaaaagaaaagttttaccTATTATTTTACACTAAATATTTATAGACACCTCTCATGCCTGGCGCTGTGCTTAAAactggggacacacacacacacacacacacacacacacatatatatatatgatatattctCTCTTCCCCCAGCTGCCAAATCAAATCAGAGAAACAGTCacataaagaaaagaaatgccaGCTCCAGGAGAGGGACATAGACATGCAGAGTGGTGCATGGGAGGAACTGACTCACTCAGCTTGGGCCTGCTGGGAGGCCTCACAGAAGAGGAGTCCTTGAGTTGGGTATTGAAGGATGAGTAGGAGTTTGCCAGATGGATGTGTGGGTAGGGGCATCCCAGGCAAAGGGAGCAGCCTGTGGAAAATCACAAAGGCATGAAGTAGCTTGGCACATTGTTTATTGTTTGGGGAGCTGTAAATAGCTGCTGTGTAGAGAACAGACAGTGTGTAGGAGAAAAATGTTAGATGAAGATATAGGGGCAGAGGTCCTGTCTAAAAGGCCTTGAAGGCCAAATAAAagaatttaaatgttttttttttttttaactactacTTCCCACAAATTTCCACAGAAGTAGCATTCACAAGTATTGGACACTGGATGCAGAAGAGAGAGGACTTAGCCACAGTTGGAGGCAAAAGAGAACCTCAGTGACAAGACTTTTGTGTGGGGGAAATTTCTTTGAAATATCTTGTTTGATGTTAAAAATTCATGTGGTATTTTGCATTTTACTTTATAATAATCTTTGATGCACGTTTTCAAAGGAAAAATCATGCtctaaatgactagataaatttaCTATTTTCTCCTTAAGTCTTAAAGCAAAGATATAATGCTTCGGGAAGATGTACGTACTTGTTCCAAGATTTCAATTCTCCTGCACTCCTAATCTGCCTTGTTAACCTCCATCAGAAAATTTCTAGTCGGCAGTGAAGTTGCTCATTTTTGTCCTCTGGTTTTCATTCCTATGTCATTCCTACACCATGAGGCCCTGGAGAGGCcttatataaattataattatatttatataaattataaatctCTGGATCTCTTTCACATCCAAAGATAAAATTGTTAAGTGATCATTGTTGAATGACTTAACAAAGGTGAGTGATAAATTATTGAATGAGAGAAACGCCCAGCAAAAGAATCATTGGATGAGTGAACTTGGTGCCTGGTATTCCAACAGCATGTGGCAATATCATACGAAAGAGTGGCTGGCTGATGGACCCAATTAGTAATGCCTGCTTAGGTGAAGAAAACCCCAAAAGCAGATGCTGAACCAGAGGAGTCTTTAGAAAGATCATAAGAGAAGATCAAGGAATGTATGGACACGATTTGTTTTGGGGACATGGGATCCGGGAGTGTGTCTATAGTTTGTCAACTATAAAATGACCCTGAAGCTTCCCATGAGAACCCCTGCAGGAGGCTCTTGGGACTTCTGGGGCCTGCAACCTCAGGGAAGCTCTGTGCTGAGCTTAACTATTCCTGGGTACACCCACCAGGGAGCTCTCTCTATATAAGTGGATAGAAAAGGTGGGGGGCCAGGGATGGGGATTTCCAGGCAAGATTGGATGGCGTCACCCACAGGAAACATTGCCATACTTGAGGTCCTTTGTTCCAGTGTTTGACTTGGTTGATCTTAGAGCTTCTAAGATCAAACAGAGCTGCCTCTCACTGGGTCACTTCCCAGGACCTTCTCCTTCCCCAGTTCACCCAGAGACCACGCCAAAAGAAGTCAGCACAGATCTCAATgtccaaacccagggcctggaaGAATGAGGAAAGAACATAACCTGAGAAGGTTATAAGGACACAGAAGTCAGTGTGTATGGATAAGGGAGATGAGTAATAGGTAACCCAGAGTCATTGTTGAGATGGGTAATGAAGCAGGAAGGTGGTGGGGCTCATGGTGTAAAGGAACAAGTCCATTTGGATGACCACACCAATTGAGTGGATGGAGAACCAAGCTGAATCCCCTGAGCCTTGAGCTGGGACTTGGCTGAACCTGGGGCTGTAGGGAGCTAGTGATGGAGTTGGGGTTGGCCCAGATGAGGCAGCTGAGGGTAGAACTAGGTTGGAGCCAAGACCTAGGATAGGATGGGAGTCCTACACCACCTGACTCCCCTTTCACCCCCTCTATCAAATCTGTCTCCATTGCTACTTTCAATCCCAGCCTTCCCTTCTTCACCCTACCACCAGCCTCCCATTGCTGTTACATACTGAGGGGCTGTCTAGAGGCTCCAATGCCTGGATCTCTCATGAAAATCTAGTCTCTGCACAAATGTATTATCTAGCATATTCTGGGACTTTGGCCAATGTCTACATCAAAATTTTCAGTTGGAATCCATAGGCAGAAACTCTGATGTATTTAAGGAAAGAAATTACTTATTGCAGGATATTGGTTAGCTCACGAAATTACCAAGAAGGCAGCAGAGAACTAGGTTTGGCAGAAGCACAAACTGGCACAACCCATGTGGGCTGCTAAAGCCATTGCTGGAACACTAGATGTCGCTGCTGGCAGCCCTCTGTACCCACTGGGCCTAGAGACTGCTGCGGCTGctcagaaatattttcttttttgcatcACTATTTCCCAAATCCAAGTCCAGGGCAGTGATCCTGACCACTTGGtcctctctttctcctctctcatCCTCACTGGAATGGGCATCAGAAAAGCAAGCACCTGGTATTTTCACTGTCTGCAGCAAATGGGTTCTGCCTCAAAAATAACAAGGTGAAGCCAGgcctgatggcacatgcctgagtTCTGaagttccagctactcaggaggctgaggcaggaggattgcttgagctcaGAAGTTTAAGGACAGCCTAAACAACATAGTGAGGTCCTCCCTGTCTTTAAAAGATAATAAGgtgtggaattcttttttttttctttttttttttttttttttttttggtggggtaggAGGTacgggggattgaatccagaggtgcttaaccactgagccacatccccagaccttttttgtattttatttagacataatgtcatgccaagttgcttaggggccttgcagagttgctgaggctggctttgaacttgtgatcctcatgcctcagtctctctagctgctgggattacatgtgtgcaccacaGAGTTCAGCCCTTTATCCTTTCTTGATGTGGGAGAGGCAGACAAGACAGGGTCAGGGGATAATGTCTGTCATTTTCCCTCGGCTGTACCCAATCTTTCAGCTACCTCTTAGTAGCTGGGTCCCCAGAAAGGCCTACTTGTCTGTCTTCCTGATCCCAACCTGGGACCTCAGCATCTGACTTGAAGGATTTGTCCTCTTAGAGAATATGCTGGATAACCCCTAAACCTACTCTTAGGGCCACAGTAGCCCAGCCAGGCCAGAATCTCAGCTGAGTAATGTCAAACAGATCCAGAAGCCAAAGCGGGAGGGGACCAGGAGTCAAATGATAGGTTTTCCTGTAGCTGTAGGAGTGTAAAGTAGATATCCTGGGAGGATCTAGCAAATACAAGgtagagctgaggatgtagctcagtagtagagcacctgcctagctagatagggtcctgggtttgatccccacacAGCAAAAATCTAATAATAAGAATAACATACACAAGGCAGAGTTTTCAGGAGCAAGGAAGCTAAAGTTGCATATTTTCTTCATCCAGGCAGAAATAACTAAGGCAGAGTCGAGTGCTGGCTAACTAAGCTTTGGGAAAGTCCCAAAGCCACTGGCAGGTTCATGAACTGGAATCTGTGGCTAACTGCTGCCAGCACCACACAAACCTCTTGTCCTTAAGCAGGGTGACTCTTTTCCCTCTCAATGCACTCACTTTCGAACAGAGTTCCTCTCATCTGCCCTTGCCCAAATTCAACATTTTCTCTGCAAAGCCTTCTCCCTCTCCCCTACTTGTGAAGTATTTTAAATCCTGGCAGCATATCTTCCTAAAGTTTCCTTCTCTCTGTCTCATTCAGGCAAATAACTCATCACAGCTCTTTCCTCCATTCATAACTGAGTGTCCACTGCAATGGGATTCACCCTAATTTAAAACGCATTTGTGAGGATATGGTGTCATAGTCTCACACAGAGGGAAGTTACACCTGCATAGGTCTACAGAGAGGTGAGTTTCCTTGAGCACCTCACCAGCTGGTTACTAGGAGTTGCCTCCTGATTTATGGGTAATGAGTTTACCCCTTCCTGGACCCAAGGATCTGGGAGGTAGGAAGTTGGGCCTCCAGAGCAGAGGATCCAGGACCAAGACCAGAAAGTGCTGGGAGCACCAAGCAGCAGAGCAAGTGAAGAGCCAAGTCTGAGCTCCACAAGACAGAAAGCCTGGCAGATCTTAGCCTGGCTTTGGTTTTCTGAGTTTATTTCCTTGTTGCCCTTAAGGAGAACTGACTGACCCCTGAGTAGGCAGGACTTAGGCTCATTCTTTCCACATGCTTACAGAAATACTTGAGCCATGAAAAGGTCAATAGACTCCAAAACgcaaaaagaaaagtgaaactaAAATGTTTAAATGAGTCTctacaaaacaaaatattaatcaacttccatgtttttaaatttgtattcTATTGGAAAACAATCtgtaagttgattttttttctcactgctcaAGACTTCCTAAATATTCATCATGATTGCTTTGAAATCATGGTCAATCATAGATTCAGTGAGCTCCTTATAGatggacatttttttaaaaaaataaacatttaaaaaaatcttaatggaaaaaaatattatattgactataatatataataatatattgagTGTGAAATGTGGCTGTGTCACGAGCCATCTGTgggctgtgtgtggactgttGTGCATAGTAGCCTCCTGAGGGGATAAGTCTGGCTTTGGGAACTCCCCGTGGCACCCACTACAGGGACTGACTGCCTGATGCAGGTGAACTTCTTTCCCCCTCAGCTCTGCCagagatcccacacagcacctgagatgggagtGATCTGCCAAGAtatcaatcaacctgctgactgtaAGACTCcgcccttgaaaccttatccctgcctttgatgtaccctcTTAAATAAACTACCAGAGCCATTTTGTGTTTTGTCTAATTCCAGAACCTATGTGGACTAGATCTATCAGGGGCTTCACTTTCTGTAAATATATTTTTGAGTATTTGTGCTTTGTTATTTACTAATCATCTGAAATTATAAGTCTTAGGATGACTTGGATTATCCTGGGCAAGAAGAAAGACCCCTTAATGAGATGCTGGCCGCTGTCATCCCCCCATCCCCCATAGGGGTGTATTTTAACACACTCGGTACTGAGAGGTAATAGCAAGGTCGGAAGAACGTGATCTCTGGGACAAGGCAGCCTGACTTGAAGTTCTGGCTTTGCCACTTACTAGCTATCTGACTTAGAGCAGATGATTTAACCACTCCGGGCAATGATTCCCTCACCTATAAAAAAGATgatgattatgatgatgatgatagttcCTAGGAGTTATAATAGTCCTAATAGTTTCTGAAACACAAAGATGAGGATAATTCCTATGGTCTGAAAGTTGTGACTCCCCAAAATTCATGTTAAAAATCTAATCTCCAATGCAAAAGTACTAAAATATGGCAACCTTTAGGAAGTGATTAGGTGGAATCTCCATAAGTGGAGTTGTGCCCTTTTAAGAGGTTCAgggaagggctgaggttgtggctcagtggtagagcgctcgcctcacacgtgtgagaccctggattcgatcctccgcaccacagaagaataaataagtgaaataaaggtattgtgttcaactacaactaaaaaataacaaaaaaaaaaaaagaggttcagGGAAGCTCATTCATCCTTCCTGCCATGTGAAGACACAGAAAGAAGGAACTATCCATCAACTCAGAGAGCAAGTCCtaccagacactgaatctgtTTGCTTTCTAGCCTACAGAATTGTGAGCTAtaagtttctgttgtttataaactgTTCGGCCTAAGGTATTTTGCTCTAGCTGCTTGAATGGACTGAGACAGTGATCATAGCTTGTTACTATGAAAAGAATATCTTAAGGTTGTATGAAGATTACATGAgttaatgtttataaattttttgGAAAAATTTCTGGCAAGAAGTAAGCACTATTTAAGATTTATTAGTTTgtttatataaataaacaaatttaagagaGTTTTGGATCCCTGAGTGTTTTGTTTAAGTCTTTAAGAAGGTTACATCCAAGTTCACCTGGCCAGTGAAACTATGCAGATTAATCTATGCAGAATTTGGCACAGCTATGGGAGGAATCAGGTAAACTTGCATTTTCAGCTTAGAGGCAGAACACAAAAGGCCCCAAGGGAAAGGAAAATTCAGGCACTATGGAAAGCTGCCGAGTTTTTGTTTGTGTCTCCTGCCCAGGTTAGCTTATGTAGTCTCCAGGTTTGGTTTTATTAAGAAAGCTGTCATTCGAACTACTCCCAAAAATAATTGTCCATTTGAACACTGCTGGACCCAGCAGTCTCTGGCTGTGCTGACAACCCCCGCCCTACATGACACATACACCTTAACTGTTTCTCTCCAACCTTTGACTGTCTTACtttcctttgtgttttttttgtctcTGATGATGGGTCCAACTTACCAGGATTTCATCCAGTTGCAGGTGGTGGTGAGGACTGGCTATGTCCAGAAGGCTTTGTGGTATGCTGGTCCTATCAGCCCCAGAATGAAGGGAAGACTAGTATGGATTAGATGTGGTTGTCTCTAAAGGCCAATGACTTGGTCCCCAGTATGGTGGTGTTAAGGGAATGGGACATTTAAGAAGTGGAGCCTACTGGAGGCATGTCCACAGAAGGGACTATAAGAACCAAACCTCTCAGGCTTTCTATGTGGCAATGTAATCTTTCCCTGGATGTGATCTCTCTCACATACACATGTGCTCCTGCCATCCACTGAGGTCCTTAGCAGAGCCAAGACTTGAATCTCTAAAACTGAGCTAAATAAACCCCTTTATTTATAAAGTTAGCCTTCCTCAGGTGTTtttttatagtaacaaaaaaatgaattaattcaAAGAGACCACACTGGCTTTGAGTCACAAGCCTTTCAGGAGAACATAATCGATGTGCTTAATGGCAGCATAAACCACATCCTTCGCTAAGATATTTATGGCTGCAAGTAACAAAAGAATATAACTTAGCTTGActtaaacaataataaaaaaaaatatcatcTCATATCTTAGTCTGTCTAGGCTACTATAAGACAATACTATAAGCTGAGTAgcttataaacaatagaaatatatttctcacagttctgaaggctggTAAAATCCAAGATCAAAAGACCAAAAGATTAGGTATTTGGCAAGGGCTCATTTCCAAGTTCAAAGATGTCTTCTTGTAACCAGAACCTCAGTGCTTGGCCCCAATGCCAATTAATGCCCGTTTAATAATGAgggcatggttttgagaaaaaggaaaaagagattttattgctttgctagcaaaggagaaac
This window encodes:
- the Slc16a11 gene encoding monocarboxylate transporter 11 isoform X2 — translated: MVGGVLTSLGFVLSAFARSLLHLYLGLGLLAGAGWALVFAPALGTLSRYFSRRRVLAVGLALTGNGVSSLLLAPALQLLLDAFGWRGALLLLGAVTLHLTPCGALLRPLSLPGDPKAPPLNPLAALGLGLFKRRAFSVFALGTALIGGGYFVPYVHLAPHALDRGLGGYGAALVVAMAAVGDSGARLVCGWLADQGWVPLPRLLALFGALTGLGLLTVGLVPAVGSEDDWGGPLLAAAGAYGLSAGSYAPLVFGVLPGLVGIGGVVQATGLVMMLMSLGGLLGPPLSGFLRDETGNFTASFLVCGSFILSGSFIYLGLPRALPSCRPTSPPATPPPERGELLPVPQVALPSPGGPRSTLDTTC
- the Slc16a11 gene encoding monocarboxylate transporter 11 isoform X1 encodes the protein MTPKPPGPPDGGWGWVVAFAAFAVNGLSYGLLRSLGLALPDLAEHFDRSAQDTAWVSALALAMQQAASPVGSALSTRWGARPVVMVGGVLTSLGFVLSAFARSLLHLYLGLGLLAGAGWALVFAPALGTLSRYFSRRRVLAVGLALTGNGVSSLLLAPALQLLLDAFGWRGALLLLGAVTLHLTPCGALLRPLSLPGDPKAPPLNPLAALGLGLFKRRAFSVFALGTALIGGGYFVPYVHLAPHALDRGLGGYGAALVVAMAAVGDSGARLVCGWLADQGWVPLPRLLALFGALTGLGLLTVGLVPAVGSEDDWGGPLLAAAGAYGLSAGSYAPLVFGVLPGLVGIGGVVQATGLVMMLMSLGGLLGPPLSGFLRDETGNFTASFLVCGSFILSGSFIYLGLPRALPSCRPTSPPATPPPERGELLPVPQVALPSPGGPRSTLDTTC